Proteins from a genomic interval of Lycium ferocissimum isolate CSIRO_LF1 chromosome 2, AGI_CSIRO_Lferr_CH_V1, whole genome shotgun sequence:
- the LOC132048340 gene encoding elongation of fatty acids protein 3-like has product MIQDMRYYLSEHPSVVNFRWSHSQSWGNTWSFLFTSITTYIFFSIFLHLILLVLFRHRRPLPVGPLPAIHSLSMALISLTIFTGILLSATSEIRETRWLWRRNRTTTFQWLLCFPLGTRPSGRVFFWSYIFYLSRFLHTLRTFFTILSRRKLSFFQLFNHSILIFMSFLWLEFSQSFQVLAILFTTLLYSVVYGYRFWTAIGLPSACFPFVVSCQIMLLGCNVLCHVGVLLLHFMKGGGCNGIGAWVFNSVLNAAILFLFLNFYVKVHLRNRKVNEPEDLDSVKNKDI; this is encoded by the coding sequence ATGATTCAGGACATGCGGTATTACCTCTCCGAGCATCCTTCCGTTGTAAATTTTCGATGGAGTCATAGCCAATCATGGGGCAACACGTGGTCTTTCCTCTTCACTTCCATCACAACTTATATCTTCTTCTCCATCTTCCTCCACCTCATACTCCTCGTCCTCTTCCGCCACCGCCGTCCTCTCCCTGTGGGCCCACTCCCCGCCATACACTCCCTCTCCATGGCCCTTATCTCCCTCACTATATTTACCGGAATCCTCCTCTCTGCCACCTCAGAAATCCGCGAAACTCGCTGGTTATGGCGGCGTAACAGGACCACCACGTTTCAATGGCTCCTTTGTTTCCCTCTAGGCACGCGTCCTTCTGGACGTGTGTTCTTTTGGTCTTACATTTTCTACCTCTCTCGCTTCCTCCATACTCTACGTACTTTCTTTACTATACTCAGTCGTCGAaaactttccttctttcaacttttcaaccACTCTATCCTCATATTTATGTCATTCCTTTGGCTAGAATTCTCGCAGTCTTTTCAAGTGCTAGCTATACTATTTACGACGTTGTTGTATTCTGTTGTTTACGGGTACAGGTTTTGGACCGCGATTGGATTGCCAAGCGCTTGTTTCCCGTTTGTTGTTAGTTGTCAGATTATGTTATTGGGATGCAATGTTTTGTGCCACGTTGGGGTGTTGTTGCTTCATTTTATGAAAGGTGGTGGGTGTAATGGAATTGGGGCATGGGTTTTCAATTCTGTGCTCAATGCTGCTATACTTTTCTTGTTCCTCAACTTTTATGTGAAGGTGCACTTGAGGAATAGAAAGGTCAACGAGCCTGAAGATTTGGACTCTGTGAAGAACAAGGATATTTGA
- the LOC132046953 gene encoding calcium uniporter protein 2, mitochondrial-like has product MAFKKMLTQRLFNAYKMTRPSLTTCRICSSTMTKSIAPDPGESGSFRRSLHRSSVFQSMATGASTELRSLPIGEKLLEKLRSMDIARDRIRLDGLIPPVTEEVISDPEEEKFTVDDARKVLRLAQLEVVKSRLTQMEKDCISYPEFIQICNGACSNAEQALEFAKMLDQSGIVIVLGNVVYLKPHKVVKAMEGLMPMPLAQPNDPQMMKEFQQMEEKKSAIDKKAESLVRRELQCGLGFFVIQTLAFMRLTFWELSWDVMEPICFFVTSFYCMGAYTFFLRTSKEPTFEGLFHSRFSAKQKKLMKLHNFDLQRYTELRKACDPHSTIPAGNTRNTLTFHSSPMMSTA; this is encoded by the exons ATGGCTTTCAAGAAAATGTTAACACAGCGTTTATTCAATGCATACAAAATGACTCGTCCTTCCTTAACAACCTGTCGTATATGTTCCTCAACCATGACCAAATCAATTGCCCCAGATCCTGGGGAAAGTGGATCGTTCCGTAGGTCCCTTCACCGGAGTTCTGTGTTCCAGTCAATGGCAACCGGCGCTTCGACGGAGCTCCGATCACTTCCAATCGGAGAAAAGCTTCTTGAGAAACTGAGATCAATGGACATTGCTAGAGATAGGATTAGACTCGATGGACTCATCCCACCGGTAACGGAGGAGGTGATCTCGGATCCCGAGGAGGAGAAATTCACGGTGGATGATGCGAGGAAGGTTCTTAGGTTGGCTCAACTTGAGGTGGTGAAATCCAGGCTGACGCAGATGGAAAAGGATTGTATTTCGTACCCGGAGTTTATTCAGATCTGTAATGGAGCTTGTTCGAATGCTGAACAAGCCCTGGAATTTGCAAAGATGCTTGATCAATCGGGAATCGTAATTGTTTTGGGAAACGTCGTATACCTTAAGCCTCACAAG GTGGTGAAAGCCATGGAAGGCTTAATGCCAATGCCCTTGGCCCAACCAAATGACCCACAAATGATGAAGGAATTTCAACAAATGGAGGAGAAGAAATCAGCTATTGACAAAAAGGCAGAATCGTTGGTGCGGAGAGAGTTGCAGTGTGGGCTAGGGTTCTTTGTGATTCAGACTTTAGCTTTCATGAGGCTCACTTTTTGGGAGCTATCATGGGATGTAATGGAGCCCATTTGCTTCTTTGTCACATCCTTTTACTGCATGGGTGCTTATACTTTCTTCCTTAGGACCTCCAAAGAGCCTACATTTGAAGGTTTATTCCATAGCCGCTTTAGCGCAAAACAAAAGAAGCTCATGAAGCTGCACAATTTTGATCTTCAGAGGTACACTGAGCTCCGCAAAGCTTGTGATCCTCACTCGACGATACCTGCTGGAAACACCAGAAACACCTTGACATTTCATTCATCACCCATGATGTCCACAGCATAG